Proteins encoded by one window of Halorubrum ruber:
- a CDS encoding YIP1 family protein, translated as MKDSAGGRPRGLRGIARTWAEVLVRPQRAFANGVTPGDQAPALTFAVAVAAAFTLGWIASDPAAMPVVVPSSRLLSEAVVFLVVVALAAPVGLHLTAAVATVSVVLASVEFDGGLGLRDRGGVSETVQAVAYASSPMALAGPAIPELRVVCGAYAAILLFVGLRTVHGLGPVRTVAAALPPAALGYGVGYRVVAAARTLLGA; from the coding sequence ATGAAGGATTCGGCGGGCGGACGCCCCCGCGGCCTCCGCGGCATCGCGCGCACGTGGGCCGAGGTCCTCGTCCGCCCGCAGCGAGCGTTCGCCAACGGGGTCACGCCCGGCGATCAGGCGCCCGCGCTGACGTTCGCGGTCGCGGTCGCCGCGGCGTTCACGCTCGGCTGGATCGCGTCGGACCCCGCGGCGATGCCCGTGGTCGTCCCTTCCTCGCGGCTGCTGTCCGAGGCCGTGGTGTTCCTCGTCGTGGTCGCGCTGGCGGCACCGGTCGGTCTTCACCTGACCGCCGCGGTCGCGACCGTCTCGGTCGTGCTAGCGAGCGTCGAGTTCGACGGCGGGTTGGGGCTTCGCGACCGCGGCGGGGTGAGCGAGACGGTCCAGGCCGTCGCGTACGCGAGCTCGCCCATGGCGCTGGCCGGACCAGCGATCCCCGAACTCAGGGTCGTCTGCGGCGCGTACGCGGCAATCCTTCTGTTCGTCGGCCTCCGCACGGTTCACGGGCTGGGACCGGTCCGGACGGTCGCGGCCGCGCTCCCCCCGGCCGCGCTCGGCTACGGCGTGGGTTACCGCGTCGTGGCCGCGGCGCGGACGCTTCTCGGCGCGTGA
- a CDS encoding type IV pilin: MVEFRNDERGFTPLAGTGLLVGVVVLLLALVGAAVFGLIDGVAPPDAEFEGQQEGGDLVVVALGPEPVPAEELYVRGEDPDGNVQFGAWPGDGIVRPGDQVVVPNATGNENFEVVWEPVAFDTRETLGSYDGEDSAIQEWSEESGGGTPGGAVGV; this comes from the coding sequence ATGGTTGAGTTCCGGAACGACGAGCGAGGGTTCACCCCGCTGGCGGGGACGGGGCTGCTCGTCGGGGTCGTCGTGTTGCTGCTCGCGCTCGTCGGCGCGGCGGTGTTCGGGCTCATCGACGGCGTCGCTCCGCCGGACGCCGAGTTCGAGGGGCAACAGGAGGGCGGCGACCTCGTCGTCGTCGCGCTCGGCCCCGAGCCGGTCCCGGCGGAGGAGCTGTACGTCCGCGGCGAGGACCCGGACGGGAACGTCCAGTTCGGCGCGTGGCCGGGCGACGGCATCGTCAGACCGGGCGATCAGGTCGTCGTGCCCAACGCCACCGGCAACGAGAACTTCGAGGTCGTCTGGGAGCCGGTGGCGTTCGACACCCGCGAGACGCTCGGCAGCTACGACGGCGAGGACTCCGCGATCCAGGAGTGGAGCGAGGAGAGCGGCGGCGGCACCCCGGGCGGCGCCGTCGGCGTCTGA
- a CDS encoding Gfo/Idh/MocA family protein, producing the protein MTDEPLKIGVLGYRFMGKAHANAMARLPMFFPDAPEIERHTLVGRDEEALADAAERFGFSHTATDWEAALDEVDVFYNLGPNHVHAEPSIAALEAGVPVLCEKPLAPTLEEAAAMRDAAAATGVTAGTAFNYRFVPAIRYAKELIDDGELGEIRQVRGRYLQDWLVDPEAPWAWRMDAEMAGSGALGDLGAHTVDLANFLVGDRVGGIDRVSGQLTTFVDERPVYDDEGQIEEYRDVTVDDAYSAQVAYESGATGSFEASRVAEGHKNDHTIAVHGSKGSLKFSLERLNELEVLREGNRGYETVLVTEESDPYVDRWWPPGHVIGWEHTFVHEDYEFLSAVAEGGSFEPSFEDGYEVQRALAAIERADERGEWVAVE; encoded by the coding sequence ATGACAGACGAACCACTGAAGATCGGCGTTCTGGGGTATCGATTCATGGGCAAGGCGCACGCGAACGCGATGGCGCGGCTCCCGATGTTCTTCCCGGACGCGCCCGAGATCGAGCGCCACACGCTCGTCGGGCGCGACGAGGAAGCGCTGGCCGACGCGGCCGAGCGGTTCGGCTTCTCGCACACCGCGACCGACTGGGAGGCCGCGCTCGATGAGGTGGACGTCTTCTACAACCTCGGGCCGAACCACGTCCACGCGGAGCCGTCGATCGCGGCCCTCGAAGCGGGGGTCCCTGTCCTCTGCGAGAAGCCGCTCGCGCCGACGTTAGAGGAGGCGGCGGCGATGCGCGACGCGGCGGCCGCGACGGGCGTCACGGCCGGGACCGCGTTCAACTACCGCTTCGTCCCCGCGATCCGCTACGCGAAGGAGCTGATCGATGACGGGGAGCTCGGCGAGATCCGACAGGTGCGCGGACGGTACCTCCAGGACTGGCTCGTCGACCCCGAGGCGCCGTGGGCGTGGCGGATGGACGCCGAGATGGCCGGCTCGGGCGCGCTCGGGGACCTCGGCGCGCACACGGTCGACCTCGCGAACTTCCTCGTCGGCGACCGGGTGGGCGGGATCGACCGCGTCTCGGGACAGCTGACGACGTTCGTCGACGAGCGCCCCGTCTACGACGATGAGGGGCAGATCGAGGAGTACCGCGACGTGACGGTCGACGACGCGTACAGCGCGCAAGTCGCCTACGAGTCGGGCGCGACCGGGAGCTTCGAAGCCAGCCGCGTCGCCGAGGGGCACAAGAACGACCACACGATCGCGGTTCACGGATCGAAGGGGAGCCTGAAGTTCTCTCTGGAGCGGCTGAACGAACTGGAGGTGCTCCGGGAGGGGAACCGCGGCTACGAGACGGTGTTGGTGACCGAGGAGTCGGACCCGTACGTCGACCGCTGGTGGCCCCCCGGCCACGTGATCGGGTGGGAGCACACGTTCGTCCACGAGGACTACGAGTTCCTCTCGGCGGTCGCCGAGGGCGGGTCGTTCGAGCCGTCGTTCGAAGACGGGTACGAGGTCCAACGCGCGCTCGCGGCGATCGAGCGCGCCGACGAGCGCGGGGAGTGGGTGGCGGTCGAGTAG
- a CDS encoding sugar phosphate isomerase/epimerase family protein has product MDIGVLTVPLGDEPLDDAAAYLDGIGVDAVELGVGGWPGEDHVDRERLLDDAGARNELLALLDDRGLRISALATHNNPLHPDEERAAAADRELREAIELADLLGVDAVTCFSGLPAGAPGDSTPNWVTAPWPTEHADALDYQWDEVAIPYWQDVAKHADHHGVDVAIEMHPNMLVYEPTGMAALREATNDRIGANFDPSHLYWQGIDVTEAIRFLGERDAIHHVHAKDTKVYDAKARVKGVLDTTGYAEEADRSWLFRSIGYGHDEGHWKDVVSTLRMVGYEGALSIEHEDSLTSSREGLEKAVDVLDRAVFETEPGDAYWAE; this is encoded by the coding sequence ATGGACATCGGCGTGTTAACTGTTCCCTTGGGCGACGAACCGCTCGACGACGCGGCCGCGTACCTCGACGGGATCGGCGTCGACGCCGTCGAACTCGGCGTCGGCGGCTGGCCCGGCGAGGACCACGTCGACCGCGAGCGACTCCTCGACGACGCTGGCGCGCGCAACGAGCTGCTCGCCCTGCTCGACGACCGCGGGCTCCGGATCTCCGCGCTGGCGACGCACAACAACCCGCTTCATCCCGACGAGGAGCGGGCCGCGGCGGCCGACCGGGAACTGCGCGAGGCGATAGAGCTGGCCGACCTGCTCGGCGTCGACGCCGTGACCTGCTTCTCCGGGCTCCCCGCGGGCGCGCCCGGCGACTCGACGCCGAACTGGGTCACGGCGCCGTGGCCGACCGAACACGCCGACGCGCTCGACTACCAGTGGGACGAGGTGGCGATTCCTTACTGGCAGGACGTGGCGAAACACGCAGATCACCACGGCGTCGACGTGGCGATCGAGATGCACCCGAACATGCTGGTGTACGAGCCGACCGGGATGGCCGCGCTCCGCGAGGCGACGAACGACCGGATTGGGGCCAACTTCGACCCCTCGCACCTCTACTGGCAGGGGATCGACGTGACGGAGGCGATCCGGTTCCTCGGCGAGCGCGACGCGATCCACCACGTCCACGCGAAGGACACGAAGGTGTACGACGCGAAGGCCCGCGTGAAGGGCGTCCTCGACACGACGGGCTACGCCGAGGAGGCCGACCGCTCGTGGCTGTTCCGCTCGATCGGCTACGGCCACGACGAGGGGCACTGGAAGGACGTCGTCTCGACGCTCCGGATGGTCGGCTACGAGGGCGCCCTGTCGATCGAACACGAGGACTCGCTCACCTCCTCGCGGGAGGGGTTAGAGAAGGCGGTCGACGTGCTGGACCGCGCGGTCTTCGAGACAGAACCGGGCGACGCGTACTGGGCGGAGTGA
- a CDS encoding PspA/IM30 family protein encodes MGILSRASYVIRSKVNALLNRAEDPTESLDYSYEQMRDELQDVKQGIADLTTQKKRLEIQKRKLEENVEKHNRQAREAVQQDRDDLARKALEKKKSKMSQIEELEGQIAELNNTQEQLVEKKNKLQNRIEEFRTKKETMKARYEAAEASSRVSEAMTGVGDEMEDVSRSIERAEERTEEMEARSEAMDELEDSGAFEDALSDKDNIDRELESLSTDSEVDAELETLKGELGKGESADDGDAAVSDEEVDAELEDIESEIDSDDLESDLDSEARSASGSRTQSGDGESNDADLDQELDVELEESESDADEKRN; translated from the coding sequence ATGGGAATCCTCTCGCGCGCCTCCTACGTCATCCGCTCGAAGGTGAACGCCCTCCTGAACCGAGCGGAGGACCCGACTGAGTCGCTCGACTACTCGTACGAACAGATGCGCGACGAGCTCCAGGACGTCAAACAGGGGATCGCGGACCTGACGACCCAGAAGAAGCGCCTGGAGATCCAGAAGCGCAAGCTCGAAGAGAACGTCGAGAAGCACAACCGCCAGGCCCGCGAGGCGGTCCAGCAGGACCGCGACGACCTCGCGCGGAAGGCCTTGGAAAAGAAGAAGTCGAAGATGAGCCAGATCGAGGAGTTAGAGGGCCAGATCGCCGAGCTGAACAACACGCAGGAGCAGCTCGTCGAGAAGAAGAACAAGCTGCAGAACCGCATCGAGGAGTTCCGCACCAAGAAGGAGACGATGAAGGCCCGCTACGAGGCGGCCGAGGCGTCCTCCCGCGTCTCCGAGGCGATGACGGGCGTCGGCGACGAGATGGAGGACGTGAGCCGCTCGATCGAGCGCGCAGAGGAGCGGACCGAGGAGATGGAGGCGCGCTCCGAGGCGATGGACGAGCTGGAGGACTCCGGCGCGTTCGAGGACGCGCTCTCCGACAAGGACAACATCGACCGCGAGTTAGAGAGCCTCTCGACGGACAGCGAGGTCGACGCCGAGTTAGAGACGCTGAAAGGGGAACTCGGCAAAGGCGAGTCGGCCGACGACGGCGACGCCGCCGTCAGCGACGAGGAGGTCGACGCCGAACTGGAGGACATCGAGTCGGAGATCGACTCGGACGACCTCGAATCGGACCTCGACAGCGAGGCGCGAAGCGCCTCTGGCAGCCGGACGCAGTCCGGCGACGGCGAGAGCAACGACGCCGACCTTGACCAGGAGCTCGACGTCGAGCTAGAGGAGTCGGAGTCCGACGCGGACGAGAAACGGAACTGA
- a CDS encoding dipeptide epimerase yields MSLDTEFERVSLPLENPFTISRGTQTAAENVIVRVTDDAGMTGIGGAAPSAHYGETADTVAAVLPALLDAVERVGDPHAIREIEAELKGVVNGNPAARCAVSIAVHDLAAKRLGVPLYRLWGLDPSDAPKTSFTIGLDETDRVREKAADAVEAGYDVLKIKLGTDRDRELIDAVRDAAPDARLRVDANEAWTPKEAVAKSAWLADRDVEFVEQPVPAENPEGLRYVYERSALPIAADESCVTAADVPAVADRCDIANLKLMKTGSISEARRLIAAARAHGLEVMCGCMIESNASIAAAAQLAPLLDYADVDGSLLLAEDPYEGVDLADGRIRLGEQDRAGTGAHPASE; encoded by the coding sequence ATGAGCCTCGACACCGAGTTCGAGCGGGTCTCGCTCCCCCTGGAGAACCCATTCACCATCTCGCGGGGCACGCAGACGGCGGCCGAGAACGTGATCGTCCGCGTCACCGACGACGCGGGGATGACTGGGATCGGCGGCGCAGCGCCGTCGGCCCACTACGGCGAGACCGCCGACACCGTCGCGGCGGTGCTGCCGGCCCTCCTCGACGCCGTCGAGCGCGTCGGCGACCCTCACGCGATACGCGAGATCGAGGCCGAACTGAAGGGGGTCGTGAACGGCAACCCCGCCGCCCGCTGCGCCGTCTCGATCGCCGTCCACGACCTCGCGGCGAAGCGGCTCGGCGTCCCCCTCTACCGCCTGTGGGGGCTCGACCCGAGCGACGCGCCGAAGACCTCGTTCACGATCGGCCTCGACGAGACCGACCGCGTGCGCGAGAAGGCGGCCGACGCCGTCGAGGCCGGCTACGACGTGTTGAAGATCAAGCTCGGCACCGACCGCGACCGGGAGCTGATCGACGCGGTCCGCGACGCCGCGCCCGACGCGCGGCTCCGCGTCGACGCCAACGAGGCGTGGACGCCGAAGGAGGCCGTGGCGAAGAGCGCGTGGCTCGCGGACCGCGACGTGGAGTTCGTCGAGCAGCCCGTGCCCGCCGAGAACCCCGAAGGACTCCGCTACGTCTACGAGCGGTCCGCACTACCGATCGCCGCCGACGAGTCATGCGTGACGGCCGCGGACGTGCCCGCGGTCGCCGACCGCTGTGACATCGCGAACCTGAAGCTGATGAAGACCGGGAGCATCTCCGAGGCCCGGCGGCTGATCGCCGCCGCGCGGGCGCACGGCCTCGAAGTGATGTGCGGCTGCATGATCGAGTCGAACGCCTCCATCGCGGCGGCCGCGCAGCTCGCGCCGCTACTGGACTACGCCGACGTCGACGGCTCACTGCTGCTCGCCGAGGACCCGTACGAGGGCGTCGACCTCGCGGACGGTCGGATTCGACTCGGAGAGCAGGACCGCGCGGGGACCGGCGCGCATCCGGCGTCGGAGTGA
- a CDS encoding DUF1611 domain-containing protein: protein MDHERIAVLAHEKFPDRAKTALGVLRYGDQDVRAVLDRDRAGDRVSDHVAEVSDAPIVDSFGDAHAAADGELDALYIGIAPIGGGFDESWRADVEAAIEAGCDVVSGLHYFLNEDEELAALADEHGVDLVDVRKPDDDLTVASGASGDVDADVVLTVGTDCSVGKMTASLEIVAAARERGIDAAFVPTGQTGIMIAGWGNPIDRVVSDFAAGAVEEMLVEAGDDHDLLVVEGQGSIVHPAYSAVTCGILHGSMADGLVLCHAAGREAVHGYESFDLPPLADYVDLYEDLAAPVHETSVVAGALNTKDVADDAAAADAVTDFGDEVGVPAADPVRDGAARIVDGIVDAGLGGE, encoded by the coding sequence ATGGACCACGAGCGGATCGCCGTCCTCGCCCACGAGAAGTTCCCCGACCGCGCGAAGACCGCGCTCGGCGTGCTGCGCTACGGCGACCAGGACGTCCGGGCTGTCCTCGACCGCGACCGCGCCGGCGACCGAGTGAGTGACCACGTAGCGGAGGTTTCGGACGCGCCGATCGTCGACTCGTTCGGGGACGCGCACGCGGCCGCCGACGGCGAACTCGACGCCTTATATATCGGGATCGCGCCCATCGGCGGCGGCTTCGACGAGTCGTGGCGCGCGGACGTCGAGGCCGCGATCGAGGCCGGCTGCGACGTGGTGAGCGGCCTCCACTACTTCTTAAACGAGGACGAGGAGCTGGCCGCGCTGGCCGACGAACACGGCGTCGACCTCGTCGACGTCCGGAAGCCGGACGACGACCTCACGGTCGCGTCGGGGGCCTCGGGCGACGTCGACGCCGACGTGGTGCTCACGGTCGGCACCGACTGCTCGGTCGGGAAGATGACCGCCTCGCTGGAGATCGTCGCCGCCGCCCGCGAGCGCGGCATCGACGCCGCGTTCGTCCCGACGGGACAGACGGGGATCATGATCGCGGGGTGGGGTAACCCGATCGACCGCGTCGTCTCCGACTTCGCGGCCGGCGCGGTCGAGGAGATGCTCGTCGAGGCCGGCGACGACCACGACCTGCTCGTCGTCGAGGGGCAGGGGAGCATCGTCCACCCCGCCTACTCCGCGGTCACCTGCGGCATCCTCCACGGGTCGATGGCGGACGGCCTCGTCCTCTGTCACGCCGCGGGCCGCGAGGCCGTCCACGGCTACGAGTCGTTCGATCTCCCGCCGCTCGCCGACTACGTCGACCTCTACGAGGACCTGGCGGCGCCGGTCCACGAGACGAGCGTCGTCGCCGGCGCGCTCAACACGAAGGACGTGGCCGACGACGCGGCCGCCGCAGACGCCGTGACCGACTTCGGCGATGAGGTCGGCGTCCCGGCCGCCGACCCGGTCCGGGACGGAGCGGCCCGCATCGTGGACGGGATCGTCGACGCGGGGCTGGGCGGCGAATGA
- a CDS encoding RNA-guided endonuclease InsQ/TnpB family protein codes for MLETTRTYVARITNHQQVRDDLDQCGFSVSKLWNVGRYHIQQRWDETGEIPGEAKLKSELKNHERYNDLHSQSSQRVLEELAEAFTGWYNSDNGNNPPGYRKRGDRHPRSTVTWKKRAIKHDTKHGQLRLSKGFNLKESRSDFILAEYETRPDVEVENIQQVRAVWNGDKWELHLVCKKEIPAEDAPGDKTAGIDLGISNYLAIDYEDSSAELYPGNVLKEDKHYFTREEYQTEGENGPSKRARKARQKLSRRKDHFLHTLSKHIVERCVEEGIGKIAVGDLSDIREDENGDSRNWGASGNKKLHGWEFDRFARLLEYKAEEHGILVDRVDEENTSKTCSCCGQIRDSNRVKRGLYVCSSCETTMNADVNGAVNIRRKITQSPPTGDMSNGWLAQPGVFLFDRESGSFNTREQGDCKP; via the coding sequence ATGCTGGAGACGACCCGCACCTACGTCGCACGTATCACGAACCACCAACAGGTCCGTGACGACCTTGACCAGTGCGGGTTCTCCGTCTCGAAACTGTGGAACGTCGGACGCTACCACATCCAACAACGATGGGACGAAACCGGTGAGATACCCGGGGAAGCCAAACTGAAATCGGAGTTGAAAAACCACGAACGCTACAATGACCTCCATTCGCAGTCAAGTCAGCGAGTTCTCGAAGAACTTGCTGAGGCGTTCACCGGTTGGTACAATTCCGACAACGGCAACAACCCACCGGGCTACCGGAAACGTGGCGACCGACACCCACGCTCCACCGTCACGTGGAAGAAACGAGCCATCAAGCACGACACGAAGCACGGCCAACTCCGTCTTTCGAAAGGTTTCAACCTGAAAGAGAGTCGGTCTGACTTCATCCTCGCGGAGTACGAAACCCGACCCGACGTAGAAGTTGAGAACATCCAGCAGGTGCGTGCCGTCTGGAACGGAGACAAGTGGGAACTCCATCTCGTTTGTAAAAAAGAAATTCCCGCCGAAGACGCACCGGGAGACAAGACGGCGGGAATCGACCTCGGGATCAGTAACTACCTCGCCATCGACTACGAGGACAGCTCTGCGGAGTTGTATCCGGGGAACGTGCTGAAGGAGGACAAGCACTACTTCACCCGCGAGGAGTACCAGACCGAAGGCGAGAACGGCCCGTCAAAGCGTGCGCGGAAGGCTCGCCAGAAACTTTCCCGACGCAAAGACCACTTCCTCCACACCCTGTCGAAACACATCGTTGAGCGGTGTGTCGAAGAAGGTATCGGGAAGATAGCGGTTGGCGATCTCAGCGACATCCGCGAAGACGAGAACGGCGACTCGCGGAACTGGGGTGCGTCGGGGAACAAGAAACTCCACGGGTGGGAGTTCGACCGATTCGCTCGTCTTCTCGAATACAAGGCCGAAGAACACGGCATCCTCGTTGACCGCGTAGACGAGGAGAACACGAGCAAGACGTGTTCGTGTTGCGGACAGATCCGGGATAGCAACCGCGTGAAACGCGGTCTGTATGTCTGTTCGTCGTGCGAGACGACGATGAACGCAGACGTGAACGGTGCGGTGAACATCCGGCGAAAGATAACTCAGAGTCCCCCGACGGGGGATATGAGTAACGGCTGGTTGGCACAGCCCGGAGTCTTCCTATTCGACCGCGAGAGCGGGTCGTTCAACACGAGAGAACAGGGAGACTGCAAACCCTAA
- a CDS encoding DUF5785 family protein — MDWPHDPDGEQGSEGMRQYGHAVLAKKIDEEEDFPLTAEEYVEQYGDHPIRIDFETVVSVEEIFEHVEQEEFADFVEFHQELGRAMRENGYWFYEGADQFVDGSA, encoded by the coding sequence ATGGACTGGCCACACGACCCCGACGGCGAGCAGGGGAGCGAGGGCATGCGGCAGTACGGCCACGCCGTGCTCGCGAAGAAGATCGACGAGGAGGAGGACTTCCCGCTCACGGCTGAGGAGTACGTCGAGCAGTACGGCGACCATCCGATCCGGATCGACTTCGAGACGGTCGTCTCCGTCGAGGAGATCTTCGAGCACGTCGAGCAGGAGGAGTTCGCGGACTTCGTCGAGTTCCACCAAGAACTCGGCCGCGCGATGCGCGAGAACGGCTACTGGTTCTACGAGGGCGCCGACCAGTTCGTCGACGGCAGCGCTTGA
- the fdhF gene encoding formate dehydrogenase subunit alpha, whose amino-acid sequence MSSEPDDATKTICPYCGVGCGIRVLEGDEPGEMRFMPWGDAPVNEGSVCIKGGAATQVVDHEDRLTEPLIKEDGEFREATWDEALGRVVDEMEGIREEHGPDGMGFFGSSKTFNEENYLIQKLARRYGTNQVDNCTRMCHASTVWALRTSLGMGAMTNSMADLEDSADVLWIQGANPGEQHPIANSQYFRQAVLEGATVIQVDPHANKTTRSFEIDDTDRHMHLQLKPGTDIPLLNIVLKTILERHEDEPDAGWIDEAFVEERTKGIDHLKETLADFDKEAAAEECGVPLEDIELAAEKYAMANDAAIFTGMGMSQHTCGVDNVQNEINLALITGNLGRPGTGVNPLRGQNNVQGTCDVGAMPNVLPGYQLVDDDEARESVEDVWGFDIPSEPGLTNVEISHAIGDTVHGLYVMGENPIMSEPDGNETEKRFREELDFMVVQDIFMTETAELADVVLPATTWAERDGTVTNTDRRVQRMRGVHKVHENTRHDLDILCEVGTRLFDGDEFDFEGPEDVFEELREVCPIMHGMTYDALGETGLHWPCYEEGDEGDPFLYEDEFETEDGLGRIEGVVHQEPKEVPDEEYPLVLTTARLEEHYNTGTMSRRSPTLSKQHPENFVDVHPNDAERYGIEDGDDVVLKSRRGEITVRADVTEDIKEGVVWTTPHFAAASANRLTNDVLDERAKIPEYKAAAAEIEVGIEAAGDDSPASADD is encoded by the coding sequence ATGTCCAGTGAGCCGGACGACGCGACGAAAACGATCTGCCCGTACTGCGGCGTCGGCTGCGGGATCCGCGTCCTCGAGGGCGACGAGCCCGGCGAGATGCGGTTCATGCCGTGGGGCGACGCGCCGGTGAACGAGGGGAGCGTCTGTATCAAGGGCGGCGCGGCGACGCAGGTCGTCGACCACGAGGACCGGCTGACCGAGCCGTTGATCAAGGAGGACGGCGAGTTCCGCGAGGCGACGTGGGACGAGGCGCTCGGTCGGGTCGTCGACGAGATGGAGGGGATCCGCGAGGAGCACGGCCCGGACGGGATGGGATTCTTCGGCTCCTCGAAGACGTTCAACGAGGAGAACTACCTGATCCAGAAGTTGGCGCGCCGGTACGGCACGAATCAGGTCGACAACTGCACGCGGATGTGTCACGCTTCCACCGTCTGGGCGCTGCGCACCAGCCTCGGGATGGGCGCGATGACGAACAGCATGGCCGACTTAGAGGACTCCGCAGACGTGCTGTGGATCCAGGGCGCGAACCCGGGCGAGCAGCACCCGATCGCCAACAGCCAGTACTTCCGACAGGCCGTCTTAGAGGGCGCGACCGTCATCCAGGTCGACCCGCACGCGAACAAGACCACCCGGTCGTTCGAGATCGACGACACCGACCGGCACATGCACCTCCAGCTGAAGCCCGGCACGGACATCCCGCTGCTTAACATCGTTCTCAAGACGATCTTAGAGCGGCACGAGGACGAGCCGGACGCGGGCTGGATCGACGAGGCGTTCGTCGAGGAGCGCACGAAGGGGATCGACCACCTGAAGGAGACGCTCGCGGACTTCGACAAGGAGGCGGCCGCCGAGGAGTGCGGCGTTCCGCTGGAGGACATCGAGCTCGCCGCCGAGAAGTACGCGATGGCCAACGACGCCGCCATCTTCACCGGCATGGGGATGAGCCAGCACACGTGCGGCGTCGACAACGTACAAAACGAGATCAACCTCGCGCTGATCACGGGGAACCTCGGCCGGCCGGGCACGGGTGTCAACCCCCTGCGCGGGCAGAACAACGTCCAGGGCACCTGCGACGTGGGCGCGATGCCGAACGTCCTCCCGGGGTACCAGCTCGTCGACGACGACGAGGCGCGCGAGAGCGTCGAGGACGTGTGGGGGTTCGATATCCCCTCGGAGCCCGGGCTGACGAACGTCGAGATCTCCCACGCGATCGGCGACACCGTCCACGGCCTCTACGTCATGGGCGAGAACCCGATCATGAGCGAGCCGGACGGCAACGAGACCGAGAAGCGGTTCCGCGAGGAACTCGACTTCATGGTGGTCCAAGACATCTTCATGACCGAGACCGCCGAGCTCGCGGACGTGGTCCTCCCGGCGACGACGTGGGCCGAGCGCGACGGCACCGTCACCAACACCGACCGGCGCGTCCAGCGCATGCGCGGCGTCCACAAGGTCCACGAGAACACGCGCCACGACCTCGACATCCTCTGTGAGGTCGGGACGCGGCTGTTCGACGGCGACGAGTTCGACTTTGAGGGGCCGGAGGACGTGTTCGAGGAGCTGCGCGAGGTGTGCCCGATCATGCACGGGATGACCTACGACGCGCTCGGCGAGACGGGGCTCCACTGGCCCTGCTACGAGGAGGGCGACGAGGGCGACCCCTTCCTCTACGAGGACGAGTTCGAGACCGAGGACGGCCTCGGCCGCATCGAGGGCGTCGTCCACCAGGAGCCGAAGGAGGTCCCGGACGAGGAGTACCCGCTCGTGTTGACCACCGCGCGGCTCGAAGAACACTACAACACCGGGACGATGAGCCGCCGCTCGCCCACGCTCTCGAAGCAGCACCCGGAGAACTTCGTCGACGTCCACCCGAACGACGCCGAGCGGTACGGCATCGAGGACGGCGACGACGTCGTGCTGAAGTCCCGCCGCGGCGAGATCACCGTCCGCGCCGACGTCACCGAGGACATCAAGGAGGGCGTCGTCTGGACCACGCCGCACTTCGCGGCCGCCTCCGCGAACCGCCTCACCAACGACGTGCTCGACGAGCGCGCCAAGATTCCCGAGTACAAGGCCGCGGCCGCCGAGATCGAGGTCGGCATCGAGGCCGCGGGCGACGACTCGCCGGCTTCGGCAGACGACTGA